A single genomic interval of Microbacterium oleivorans harbors:
- a CDS encoding O-acetylhomoserine aminocarboxypropyltransferase/cysteine synthase family protein — translation MPPRYDWDGFGFDTRQVHAGERDEPGHGARITPVYLTAGYRFDSFAQAEARFTGADEGHLYSRNLNPTHQVAEGRIASLEGGSGAIVVGSGQAAITAVLLGLAGAGERIVSTASIYSGTRILFDRTFARLGVASDYVRDSRDEAEWERTIGPDTRAIFVETIPNPKNDLVDVAAVARIARRHGIPLVVDNTVATPYLIRPLELGADIVIHSSTKFLSGHGAALSGAIVDGGRFDWAGSPRPFPGLTAPIAPGKPSFVEAYGDRALEAYLRFGIVNDLGAALSPVNSFLLQQGIETLSLRMERHLANAAAVASWLDTHPAVESVDFAGLPGNPFHDISRDRFGGHAGSVFAFTVRGGREGAEAFFDALQLFSRMTNIGDVRSMALHPATTTHVSFSAAERERLGIGDGLIRLSIGIETVGDLIADLAQGLDAATRRTQR, via the coding sequence CTGCCGCCCCGATACGACTGGGACGGATTCGGGTTCGACACCCGTCAGGTGCACGCCGGGGAACGCGACGAGCCGGGCCACGGCGCGCGCATCACCCCGGTCTACCTGACCGCGGGATACCGGTTCGACTCGTTCGCGCAGGCCGAGGCCCGCTTCACCGGCGCCGACGAGGGCCACCTGTACTCGCGCAACCTCAACCCCACCCACCAGGTCGCCGAGGGACGCATCGCCTCGCTCGAGGGCGGTTCCGGCGCCATCGTGGTGGGCTCGGGTCAGGCGGCGATCACCGCGGTCCTGCTGGGGCTGGCCGGCGCGGGCGAGCGCATCGTGTCGACGGCGAGCATCTACAGCGGCACCCGCATCCTCTTCGACCGCACCTTCGCGCGGCTGGGGGTCGCCAGCGACTACGTGCGCGACTCCCGCGACGAGGCGGAATGGGAACGAACGATCGGACCCGACACCCGGGCGATCTTCGTCGAGACGATCCCCAACCCCAAGAACGACCTCGTCGACGTCGCGGCCGTCGCGCGGATCGCCCGGCGTCACGGCATCCCGCTCGTGGTCGACAACACGGTCGCGACGCCGTATCTCATCCGGCCGCTCGAGCTCGGCGCCGACATCGTCATCCACTCGTCGACGAAGTTCCTCTCCGGACACGGCGCGGCGCTGTCGGGTGCGATCGTCGACGGCGGGCGGTTCGACTGGGCGGGCTCGCCGCGTCCGTTCCCGGGCCTGACCGCGCCGATCGCACCGGGCAAGCCGTCGTTCGTCGAGGCCTACGGCGACCGCGCCCTCGAGGCGTACCTGCGCTTCGGCATCGTCAACGATCTGGGTGCGGCGCTGTCGCCGGTCAACTCCTTCCTGCTCCAGCAGGGTATCGAGACGCTGTCGCTGCGGATGGAGCGCCACCTCGCGAACGCGGCAGCGGTCGCCTCCTGGCTCGACACCCACCCCGCCGTCGAGAGCGTCGACTTCGCGGGCCTGCCCGGCAACCCCTTCCACGACATCTCCCGCGACCGGTTCGGCGGGCATGCCGGCTCGGTCTTCGCCTTCACCGTCCGCGGTGGCCGCGAGGGGGCCGAGGCGTTCTTCGACGCCCTGCAGCTCTTCAGCCGCATGACCAACATCGGCGACGTGCGATCGATGGCGCTGCATCCGGCGACGACCACGCACGTGTCGTTCTCGGCGGCCGAGCGGGAACGCCTCGGCATCGGCGACGGCCTGATCCGCCTGTCGATCGGCATCGAGACCGTCGGCGACCTGATCGCCGACCTGGCGCAGGGCCTGGATGCGGCGACGCGCCGCACCCAGCGCTGA
- a CDS encoding TetR/AcrR family transcriptional regulator, whose amino-acid sequence MDEHRAGPRRSEQARLAVLGAAAELLAERGYENLTIEAIARRAGVGKQTIYRWWSSRAAILSEALLEGLIFRHQLSVRDTGDLRHDLAEWMQRVSGILDAPEGRVLLRSLLAAATEDPAIGALLRDQLSADGGVRARVVAHGDAGLPADDVGDAIAGWIVLQALMGSSPTPDSIRSLVRTLVPG is encoded by the coding sequence ATGGACGAGCACCGCGCGGGGCCGCGGCGCAGCGAGCAGGCCCGACTGGCCGTACTCGGCGCCGCCGCCGAGCTCCTGGCCGAGCGCGGGTACGAGAACCTCACGATCGAGGCGATCGCGCGGCGCGCGGGTGTGGGCAAGCAGACGATCTACCGCTGGTGGTCCTCACGGGCGGCCATCCTGTCGGAGGCTCTGCTGGAGGGCTTGATCTTCCGCCACCAGCTGTCGGTGCGCGACACCGGCGATCTCCGTCACGACCTGGCCGAGTGGATGCAGCGGGTGTCGGGCATCCTCGACGCTCCCGAGGGGCGCGTGCTTCTGCGCTCGCTGCTCGCCGCGGCGACCGAGGACCCCGCGATCGGGGCCCTGCTGCGCGATCAGCTGAGCGCCGACGGCGGGGTGCGGGCGCGGGTCGTGGCGCACGGCGACGCGGGGCTCCCGGCGGACGACGTCGGCGACGCGATCGCGGGCTGGATCGTGCTGCAGGCGCTGATGGGGTCGAGTCCGACACCGGACAGCATCCGCTCGCTCGTCCGCACCCTGGTGCCGGGTTAA
- a CDS encoding nitroreductase family protein, whose translation MTTTDDDGWLRRYGSAAPARPLPRNEVLELLYRHRSVRRFGPGEVDDATVTAIVAAAQSASTSSNLQAWSVVEVRDPARLDTLAHLAGDQDFIRRGAVFLVFVADWARASELARRVGEPAEAVDYIESTIVGFVDAALAAQNAVIAAESLGLGAVYVGSVRNNPEQIADVLELPPGAFPAFGVVIGHPDPDDPAGVKPRLPQTVVRHRERYRLPEADEIAVYDAAVTAYYATQGEPRGWLRAAIARVRDAASLHGRHTMRASLERRGLPSR comes from the coding sequence GTGACGACGACGGATGATGACGGCTGGCTGCGCCGCTACGGTTCGGCGGCACCGGCACGACCGCTGCCGCGCAACGAGGTGCTGGAGCTGCTGTACCGCCACCGCTCGGTCCGGCGCTTCGGACCGGGGGAGGTGGACGACGCGACGGTGACGGCCATCGTCGCCGCCGCGCAGTCGGCGTCGACGAGCTCGAACCTGCAGGCGTGGTCGGTCGTCGAGGTGCGCGACCCCGCGCGGCTCGACACACTGGCGCACCTGGCCGGCGATCAGGACTTCATCCGTCGCGGCGCCGTCTTCCTGGTCTTCGTGGCCGATTGGGCGCGGGCGAGCGAACTCGCACGTCGGGTGGGCGAGCCGGCCGAGGCGGTGGACTACATCGAGAGCACGATCGTCGGTTTCGTCGACGCGGCGCTGGCCGCCCAGAACGCCGTCATCGCGGCGGAGTCGCTCGGTCTCGGAGCGGTGTACGTCGGCTCGGTCCGCAACAACCCGGAGCAGATCGCCGATGTGCTCGAGCTGCCCCCGGGCGCCTTTCCGGCCTTCGGCGTCGTGATCGGGCATCCCGACCCGGACGATCCGGCCGGCGTCAAGCCGCGGCTCCCGCAGACCGTCGTGCGGCACCGCGAGCGCTACCGGCTGCCGGAGGCCGACGAGATCGCGGTCTACGATGCCGCCGTCACCGCGTACTACGCCACGCAGGGCGAGCCGCGCGGGTGGCTCCGAGCGGCGATCGCGCGGGTACGGGATGCGGCGAGCCTGCACGGTCGTCACACGATGCGCGCCTCGCTCGAGCGCCGCGGGCTGCCGTCGCGCTGA
- a CDS encoding NtaA/DmoA family FMN-dependent monooxygenase (This protein belongs to a clade of FMN-dependent monooxygenases, within a broader family of flavin-dependent oxidoreductases, the luciferase-like monooxygenase (LMM) family, some of whose members use coenzyme F420 rather than FMN.) has product MSRAQHFGWFLSRGFGPHGWARPYQRWNWAWQKPDLYQHSARELEQAGFDFVLIEDALSIGITPETLNLRVRKAYGGPKHDPWALAPYLFAATQHLGVIPTVNPAAWPPYLAARQFASLQHLSGSRLGLNVVTDVGSAHHFGTERLDHDAAYDRAQEWLDALRLLWHSWDDDALIADPDTQIYADGSKIHAVRHRGEYFSFDGPLNAEPLPAGDPIVASPGGSPRGIGFAGANSEIQLALSNLDPASIRAYRARVREAALAAGRDADAIKTFFVFKPIVTASIEEADRIVEASRHPDEAALREVAEAWSSDLETDLTSLDLDRPLDPAIFGDHVSKGTIRGLLGRFGDFSEAPLRDILAGKSRLGRVTDGAGGTVGTAEEIADVIQALGDDADNDGLIFSGDLHPVTLHRALDELVPVLRRRGILRTEHTGQGLRADLDAF; this is encoded by the coding sequence ATGAGCCGCGCGCAGCACTTCGGCTGGTTCCTCTCGCGCGGATTCGGCCCGCACGGGTGGGCGCGCCCCTATCAGCGCTGGAACTGGGCCTGGCAGAAGCCCGACCTGTACCAGCATTCGGCTCGCGAGCTCGAACAGGCGGGGTTCGACTTCGTCCTGATCGAGGACGCCCTCTCGATCGGGATCACCCCCGAGACCCTGAACCTGCGCGTGCGCAAGGCGTACGGCGGTCCCAAGCACGATCCGTGGGCGCTCGCTCCCTACCTCTTCGCCGCCACGCAGCACCTCGGCGTCATCCCCACCGTGAACCCGGCGGCGTGGCCTCCCTACCTCGCGGCCCGTCAGTTCGCCTCACTGCAGCACCTGAGCGGAAGCCGCCTCGGACTCAACGTCGTCACCGACGTGGGATCGGCGCATCACTTCGGCACCGAGCGCCTCGACCACGACGCCGCGTACGACCGTGCGCAGGAATGGCTCGACGCGCTGCGTCTGCTCTGGCACAGCTGGGACGACGACGCTCTCATCGCCGACCCCGATACGCAGATCTACGCCGACGGCTCGAAGATCCACGCCGTCCGGCATCGCGGCGAGTACTTCTCGTTCGACGGTCCGCTCAACGCCGAGCCGCTCCCCGCGGGCGACCCGATCGTCGCATCCCCCGGCGGCTCGCCGCGGGGCATCGGCTTCGCCGGTGCGAACTCCGAGATCCAGCTCGCCCTGTCGAACCTCGATCCGGCGAGCATCCGCGCCTACCGTGCGCGAGTGCGCGAGGCCGCCCTCGCCGCGGGCCGCGACGCGGACGCGATCAAGACCTTCTTCGTGTTCAAGCCGATCGTCACCGCCTCGATCGAAGAGGCCGACCGCATCGTCGAGGCCTCGCGGCACCCCGACGAGGCTGCGCTGCGCGAGGTCGCCGAGGCCTGGTCGAGCGACCTCGAGACCGACCTCACCTCGCTCGACCTCGACCGCCCGCTCGACCCCGCGATCTTCGGCGACCACGTCTCGAAGGGAACGATCAGAGGATTGCTCGGTCGCTTCGGCGACTTCTCCGAGGCGCCGCTGCGCGACATCCTCGCGGGCAAGTCGCGGCTGGGACGCGTGACCGACGGCGCCGGCGGCACGGTCGGCACCGCCGAGGAGATCGCCGACGTCATCCAGGCCCTCGGCGACGATGCCGACAACGACGGCCTCATCTTCTCGGGCGACCTGCACCCGGTCACCCTGCACCGCGCACTCGACGAGCTGGTGCCGGTGCTGCGCCGACGCGGCATCCTCCGCACCGAGCACACCGGCCAGGGCCTGCGCGCAGACCTCGACGCCTTCTGA
- a CDS encoding sulfurtransferase — MSPLVSVDDLAAEISSGAPVRLLDVRWRLDRAEGRPDYLSGHLPGAVYVDLERELAQPGLPELGRHPLPDRAGLEAAVRRWGVLAGDRLVAYDDNDGVAAARAWWLLRRHGLDVRVLDGGFRAWVASGRRLERSDRAAIPGDIGLPEGVGGLADVDDAAVAPRRGVLLDVRAPQHYRGQVGGIDPVAGHIPGAVNLPTVTHIAPDGLLRSPAEIRAALAAVGVDRDTEVVITCSSGIASAHTALAFAVAGYPNARVFPGSWSQWSRDRGRPVATGASPAAAIGVV, encoded by the coding sequence ATGTCCCCCCTGGTGAGCGTCGACGACCTCGCCGCCGAGATCTCGTCGGGCGCCCCGGTGCGTCTGCTCGACGTGCGGTGGCGGCTCGACCGCGCCGAAGGGCGTCCCGACTACCTCTCCGGACACCTGCCCGGCGCCGTGTACGTCGACCTCGAGCGCGAGCTCGCCCAGCCCGGCCTGCCCGAGCTCGGGCGGCACCCGCTGCCGGATCGAGCCGGTCTCGAGGCCGCGGTCCGGCGTTGGGGGGTGCTCGCCGGTGACCGACTCGTCGCCTACGACGACAACGACGGAGTCGCCGCCGCCCGCGCGTGGTGGCTGCTGCGTCGCCACGGACTCGACGTGCGGGTGCTCGACGGCGGGTTCCGCGCCTGGGTGGCCTCGGGGCGGCGGCTCGAGCGAAGCGATCGGGCGGCGATCCCGGGGGACATCGGGCTTCCCGAGGGCGTCGGGGGACTGGCCGACGTCGACGACGCCGCCGTCGCGCCGCGGCGCGGCGTGCTTCTCGACGTGCGGGCGCCGCAGCACTACCGCGGCCAGGTCGGCGGTATCGACCCGGTCGCCGGACACATTCCGGGCGCCGTCAACCTGCCCACGGTCACCCACATCGCCCCGGACGGCCTCCTGCGCAGCCCCGCCGAGATCCGTGCGGCGCTCGCCGCCGTCGGCGTGGACCGCGACACGGAGGTCGTCATCACCTGCAGCTCCGGGATAGCCTCGGCGCACACGGCGCTCGCGTTCGCCGTGGCGGGGTACCCGAACGCCCGGGTCTTCCCGGGATCGTGGAGCCAGTGGTCGCGCGACCGCGGGCGCCCGGTCGCGACCGGGGCCAGCCCGGCGGCCGCGATCGGCGTCGTCTGA
- a CDS encoding MMPL family transporter, protein MAELLYRLSKGAARRAWLVIVAWVAVLGIAGGAFALGFGGLSSSFDIPGTASSKVTDQLADELPDFAGAAGTVVFHAEDGPLTDDQRAAISDLVASATDLPDVATVTDPFAAEAQRQAQAQQLADGRAQLDDARAQLDAGQAQLDAGTAQLESGQSQLDAARAQAEAAGAPVAQLAPLEAQQTALDAARAQLAEEQQTLDAGRTELEARAETAQLGARLLELADGIALVSADGATATVNVGFTVARLELAEESKQAVVAHFTEKPIAGVEVGFSTEISQGVPKILGIGEAVGVAVAAIVLLVMLGSVIAAALPLLTAMVGVGAGVLGVLSLSGVVQMASVTPVLGVMLGLAVGIDYALFVLNRHRKQLLRGVELHESIGLAGGTAGNAVVFAGSTVVVALLALNITGIPFLGLMGTAGAVCVAIAVLIAITLLPALLGLLGTRVLGRRARARIGAPDAVATPTRAMPTWRAITTAVVSVGLLLVLAVPALSMRVGLPDGASEPEGSYGQLAFELTDDAFGAGANSPLLVTASLPGGLDDTEQLRAQVAVAETIAGRDHVAAVAPIAVSDSGTVAAFQMIPTAGPSSVETEDLVRDLRTLPPVEGEYALGVAGQAAINIDISEGLVGILPVYLAVVVGLSLLIMIVVFRSLVVPLIATGGFILSLFATYGAVVAVFQWGWGAELIGLHTTGPILNFLPVILVGILFGLAMDYQLFLASGMREAFVHGSEARLAVMQGFRAGRSVVIAAALIMVSVFGGFIFAEATIIRSMGFGLAFGILVDALVVRMLLMPALMHIIGRGAWWLPRWLDRILPDVDVEGAKLERTHPHA, encoded by the coding sequence TTGGCCGAGCTGCTGTACCGCCTGAGCAAGGGAGCGGCGCGACGCGCGTGGCTCGTCATCGTCGCGTGGGTGGCCGTCCTCGGCATCGCGGGGGGCGCGTTCGCCCTGGGCTTCGGCGGGCTGTCGTCGAGCTTCGACATCCCCGGGACGGCATCGTCGAAGGTCACCGATCAGCTGGCCGATGAGCTGCCCGACTTCGCCGGGGCGGCCGGCACGGTCGTCTTCCACGCCGAGGACGGTCCGCTCACCGACGACCAGCGTGCTGCGATCTCGGACCTCGTCGCGTCGGCCACCGACCTGCCCGACGTCGCGACGGTCACCGACCCGTTCGCCGCCGAGGCGCAGCGCCAGGCGCAGGCGCAGCAGCTCGCCGACGGCCGTGCCCAGCTCGACGACGCTCGCGCGCAGCTCGACGCCGGCCAGGCGCAGCTCGACGCGGGCACGGCTCAGCTCGAGTCCGGCCAGAGCCAGCTCGACGCCGCCCGCGCACAGGCCGAGGCAGCGGGAGCGCCGGTCGCGCAGCTCGCCCCGCTCGAGGCGCAGCAGACCGCCCTCGACGCCGCCCGTGCGCAGCTGGCCGAGGAACAGCAGACCCTCGACGCCGGCCGCACCGAGCTCGAGGCCCGGGCCGAGACGGCTCAGCTCGGCGCACGGCTGCTGGAGCTCGCCGACGGCATCGCCCTCGTCTCGGCCGACGGCGCCACGGCGACCGTCAACGTCGGATTCACCGTCGCGCGCCTCGAGCTCGCGGAGGAATCGAAGCAGGCGGTCGTCGCGCACTTCACCGAGAAGCCGATCGCGGGTGTCGAGGTGGGGTTCTCGACGGAGATCTCGCAGGGCGTGCCCAAGATCCTCGGCATCGGCGAGGCGGTCGGTGTCGCGGTCGCCGCGATCGTGCTGCTGGTGATGCTGGGCAGCGTCATCGCCGCGGCCCTGCCCCTGCTGACGGCCATGGTCGGCGTCGGCGCCGGTGTGCTGGGCGTCCTCTCGCTGTCGGGTGTCGTCCAGATGGCATCGGTGACGCCCGTGCTCGGGGTCATGCTCGGGCTCGCGGTCGGGATCGACTACGCCCTGTTCGTGCTCAACCGCCACCGCAAGCAGCTGCTGCGCGGCGTCGAGCTGCACGAGTCGATCGGGCTGGCCGGCGGCACCGCCGGCAACGCGGTCGTCTTCGCCGGGTCCACGGTCGTCGTCGCCCTGCTGGCCCTCAACATCACCGGCATCCCGTTCCTCGGGCTGATGGGCACGGCCGGCGCGGTGTGCGTCGCGATCGCCGTTCTCATCGCGATCACCCTTCTGCCGGCTCTGCTCGGCCTGCTCGGGACGCGCGTCCTCGGTCGCCGTGCCCGTGCCCGCATCGGCGCGCCCGACGCGGTCGCGACGCCGACGCGGGCCATGCCGACCTGGCGTGCGATCACGACCGCGGTGGTCTCGGTGGGGCTCCTCCTGGTGCTGGCCGTGCCCGCGCTCTCGATGCGCGTCGGGCTGCCCGACGGCGCGTCCGAGCCCGAGGGCTCGTACGGTCAGCTGGCCTTCGAGCTCACCGACGACGCGTTCGGCGCCGGAGCCAACTCGCCGCTGCTCGTGACCGCGAGTCTGCCCGGCGGACTGGACGACACCGAGCAGCTCCGCGCCCAGGTGGCGGTGGCCGAGACGATCGCGGGGCGCGATCACGTGGCCGCCGTCGCGCCGATCGCCGTATCCGACAGCGGTACCGTCGCGGCGTTCCAGATGATCCCCACCGCGGGGCCGAGCAGCGTCGAGACCGAGGACCTGGTGCGCGACCTGCGCACCCTGCCACCCGTGGAGGGCGAGTATGCGCTCGGAGTGGCGGGTCAGGCCGCGATCAACATCGACATCTCCGAGGGTCTGGTGGGCATCCTGCCCGTCTACCTCGCGGTGGTCGTGGGGCTCTCGCTGCTCATCATGATCGTGGTGTTCCGCTCGCTCGTGGTGCCCCTCATCGCGACCGGTGGTTTCATCCTCTCGCTGTTCGCGACCTACGGCGCGGTCGTCGCGGTCTTCCAGTGGGGATGGGGCGCCGAGCTGATCGGCCTGCACACCACGGGCCCGATCCTCAACTTCCTGCCCGTCATCCTCGTCGGCATCCTCTTCGGGCTCGCGATGGACTACCAGCTCTTCCTCGCCTCGGGCATGCGCGAGGCGTTCGTCCACGGGTCGGAGGCGCGGCTGGCGGTCATGCAGGGCTTCCGCGCGGGCCGGTCGGTCGTCATCGCCGCGGCGTTGATCATGGTGTCGGTGTTCGGCGGCTTCATCTTCGCCGAGGCGACGATCATCCGATCGATGGGCTTCGGCCTGGCCTTCGGCATCCTCGTCGATGCGCTCGTGGTGCGCATGCTGCTCATGCCCGCGCTCATGCATATCATCGGCCGCGGCGCCTGGTGGCTGCCCCGCTGGCTCGACCGCATCCTGCCCGATGTCGACGTCGAGGGGGCGAAGCTCGAGCGCACCCACCCCCACGCCTGA
- a CDS encoding LuxR C-terminal-related transcriptional regulator: MLGVLVIERFDLMRRGIADTIDAAVGMRVVAEASTVRQALTRAAVTGPDVAIIDAHLAVGDGAAACAALRATRPGVRCLVLADTDEDEARAASAAAGADGFLVKHVRAHELVDAVRHVAAGHPLSATLRPHSPLSATSEPDPTSTLTRRQRAVLELLAEGMSNREIAERLGLAEKTVKNHVTAILRTLGAERRTQAALIARHSPVHRRP, translated from the coding sequence ATGCTCGGCGTCCTGGTGATCGAACGCTTCGATCTCATGCGCCGCGGTATCGCCGACACGATCGACGCCGCCGTCGGCATGCGCGTGGTCGCCGAAGCTTCCACGGTGCGCCAGGCTCTCACCCGCGCGGCGGTGACAGGCCCGGACGTCGCCATCATCGACGCGCACCTCGCCGTCGGCGACGGCGCTGCGGCGTGCGCGGCGTTGCGGGCGACCAGGCCCGGTGTGCGATGCCTCGTCCTCGCCGACACCGACGAGGACGAGGCGCGCGCCGCGAGCGCCGCAGCGGGTGCGGACGGATTCCTCGTCAAGCACGTCCGCGCGCACGAGTTGGTCGATGCGGTGCGCCACGTCGCCGCCGGCCATCCGCTCAGCGCGACGCTGCGGCCTCACTCCCCCCTGTCCGCGACATCCGAGCCGGACCCGACGTCCACGCTCACCCGGCGCCAGCGCGCTGTGCTCGAGCTCCTCGCCGAGGGGATGTCGAATCGCGAGATCGCCGAGCGTCTGGGCCTCGCCGAGAAGACCGTCAAGAACCACGTGACGGCGATCCTCCGCACCCTCGGGGCCGAGCGACGGACACAGGCCGCGCTGATCGCCCGGCACTCCCCCGTCCATCGGCGCCCATGA
- a CDS encoding flavin reductase family protein: MSQPNLDPSAEHPSRHLGDSLSADAFKTLFRGHPGGVAVITADAGDGPVALTATSVSSVSADPPLLVFSVSAQSSASAVLASAETVVVHLLDAEDLPLAKLGATSGVDRFADTASWSRLTTGEPVYRGVRAWVRCAVVSRMDAGGSIVIAGHALQSHVERDVEPGGHGDALVYHNRTWHRLSERSALEG; the protein is encoded by the coding sequence ATGTCGCAGCCGAATCTCGACCCCTCCGCCGAGCACCCGTCCCGTCATCTGGGCGACTCGCTGTCCGCCGACGCGTTCAAGACGCTGTTCCGCGGTCACCCCGGCGGCGTCGCCGTGATCACCGCCGACGCCGGTGACGGACCGGTGGCCCTCACCGCGACCTCGGTGTCGTCGGTGAGCGCCGACCCGCCCCTGCTGGTGTTCTCGGTCTCGGCCCAGTCGTCCGCCTCGGCGGTGCTCGCCTCGGCGGAGACCGTCGTCGTGCACCTGCTCGACGCCGAGGATCTCCCCCTCGCCAAGCTCGGCGCCACGAGCGGCGTCGATCGCTTCGCCGACACCGCGAGCTGGTCGCGGCTGACGACGGGAGAGCCCGTCTACCGCGGCGTCCGGGCGTGGGTCCGGTGCGCGGTCGTCTCACGGATGGATGCCGGCGGATCGATCGTCATCGCCGGGCACGCCCTGCAGTCGCACGTCGAGCGCGATGTCGAGCCCGGCGGACACGGCGATGCGCTGGTGTACCACAACCGCACCTGGCACCGGCTCAGCGAGCGCTCCGCGCTCGAGGGCTGA
- a CDS encoding DoxX family protein: MTTHAVHAAIPRTEARTRTQAIARQEDVVTSAVGRRALAGLRYATGFIFLWAFLDKLLGLGFSTPFERAWINGGIPAQGFLNSPAVTGPLQPWFQSMASPIADVLFMGGMLAIGLAVMSGVGLRVAAVAGSVVMLLMYLAEWPFAWGAASTNPLVDYHIVYALALIVIAALHAGDTWGLGAAWKHLPLVQRFRWLV; this comes from the coding sequence ATGACCACGCACGCGGTCCACGCAGCCATCCCCCGCACGGAGGCTCGGACCCGCACCCAGGCGATCGCCCGGCAGGAAGACGTCGTGACCTCGGCGGTGGGGCGCCGCGCCCTCGCGGGCCTGCGCTACGCGACCGGCTTCATCTTCCTCTGGGCGTTCCTCGACAAGCTGCTCGGCCTCGGGTTCTCGACGCCGTTCGAGCGGGCGTGGATCAACGGCGGAATCCCGGCGCAGGGCTTCCTGAACAGCCCCGCCGTCACCGGCCCGCTGCAGCCGTGGTTCCAGTCGATGGCGAGCCCGATCGCCGACGTGCTGTTCATGGGCGGCATGCTCGCGATCGGTCTCGCGGTGATGTCGGGTGTCGGCCTGCGCGTCGCCGCCGTCGCAGGCAGCGTCGTCATGCTGCTGATGTACCTCGCCGAGTGGCCGTTCGCCTGGGGCGCGGCATCCACCAACCCCCTCGTCGACTACCACATCGTCTACGCGCTCGCGCTGATCGTGATCGCCGCGCTCCACGCCGGCGACACCTGGGGCCTCGGCGCCGCATGGAAGCACCTGCCTCTCGTGCAGCGCTTCCGGTGGCTCGTCTGA
- a CDS encoding O-acetylhomoserine aminocarboxypropyltransferase/cysteine synthase family protein, whose amino-acid sequence MSAPETPAAPLAFATRQLHAGARGFDAHGARTTPIYLTAGFEFDDIGDGESRFADPDTGYSYTRVGNPTAAAAERRIADLEGGIGALLVGSGQAATSTALLTILEAGDHVVAASAIYEGTRELLRSDLGRLGITTDFVDDPRDPAAWEAAIGPRTRALVAESIANPRGGVLDIPAVADIAHRRGIPLVIDSTLATPYLLRPLELGADIVVHSASKFLSGHGSALGGVIVDAGRFAWAAAPGRYRQIAGETGPDGLTFVERSGPRAFLDAARRVAMRFGPSPSPLNAFLLLQGIETLSLRVERQSQTAGVLATWLESRPEVSGVDYSGLPSHPDHDLAERLLPRGQGALFSFTLAGGRAAAEAFTRAVRLFTPMTHLGDVRSLVLHPATTTHAHRTDDDLRRIGVGPGLLRLSVGLEDAADLVADLERGLHAARRVAGVAVREAVPA is encoded by the coding sequence ATGTCCGCACCCGAGACCCCCGCCGCGCCCCTGGCGTTCGCGACGCGTCAGCTGCACGCCGGCGCCCGCGGCTTCGATGCCCACGGCGCTCGCACGACACCGATCTACCTGACCGCGGGCTTCGAGTTCGACGACATCGGCGACGGCGAGTCGCGCTTCGCCGACCCCGACACGGGGTACAGCTACACCCGCGTGGGCAACCCGACCGCGGCCGCGGCCGAGCGGCGCATCGCCGATCTCGAGGGCGGGATCGGCGCGCTCCTGGTCGGCAGCGGCCAGGCGGCCACCTCGACGGCGCTGCTGACGATCCTCGAGGCCGGTGACCACGTCGTGGCCGCGTCGGCGATCTACGAGGGGACGCGCGAGCTGCTGCGCTCCGACCTCGGCCGGCTCGGCATCACCACGGACTTCGTCGACGACCCGCGCGACCCGGCGGCGTGGGAGGCCGCGATCGGACCCCGCACCCGGGCTCTCGTCGCCGAGTCGATCGCCAACCCCCGCGGCGGCGTGCTCGACATCCCCGCGGTGGCCGACATCGCGCACCGCCGCGGCATCCCGCTCGTGATCGACTCCACCCTCGCGACGCCCTACCTGCTGCGGCCGCTCGAACTCGGCGCCGACATCGTCGTGCACTCCGCATCGAAGTTCCTCTCGGGGCACGGTTCGGCCCTCGGCGGCGTCATCGTCGATGCCGGACGCTTCGCCTGGGCCGCCGCGCCGGGCCGCTACCGGCAGATCGCCGGCGAGACCGGGCCCGACGGGCTCACCTTCGTCGAACGCTCCGGCCCGCGGGCGTTCCTGGATGCCGCGCGGCGGGTCGCCATGCGCTTCGGCCCCTCTCCCTCTCCCCTCAACGCGTTCCTGCTGCTGCAGGGCATCGAAACCCTCTCCCTGCGCGTCGAGCGTCAGTCCCAGACGGCCGGAGTGCTCGCGACGTGGCTGGAGAGCCGTCCCGAGGTCTCCGGCGTCGACTACAGCGGTCTGCCCTCCCATCCCGATCACGACCTGGCCGAGCGGCTGCTGCCGCGGGGCCAGGGAGCCCTGTTCTCCTTCACGCTCGCCGGCGGCCGCGCCGCCGCCGAAGCCTTCACCCGCGCGGTCCGGCTGTTCACCCCCATGACCCACCTGGGCGACGTCCGCTCGCTCGTGCTGCATCCGGCCACGACGACGCACGCGCATCGCACCGACGACGATCTCCGCCGTATCGGGGTGGGTCCGGGCCTGCTGCGCCTCTCGGTCGGCCTCGAGGACGCCGCCGACCTCGTCGCCGACCTCGAGCGGGGTCTCCACGCCGCGAGGCGGGTCGCGGGCGTCGCTGTCCGCGAGGCGGTGCCGGCATGA